In Plasmodium coatneyi strain Hackeri chromosome 4, complete sequence, the genomic window GCATATTCTACATATTCGATTATGTCCCTGTTTTCTGAAGCTAAACTGATTACGGTCAAATGGTAGCTGATTCGGAGCTTCAAGGCGTTCAtgttattttcatttttaaaattgtcatTGTACAGGTATGATTTTGTATACCTCtgatcctcctccttctggtTTTCCTCGGTATTAAAATTTACAGGGATATTTGTCTGATCATCTGCATTGGGGCTATCCCCGTTACTCGTGGAGGGGCTATTCTTGTCGCTTCGTTCATTTGACTGGTCCTGCTCTACCTTGTCAATCTTGCGTATGTACCGCTGCACAAAGAGCAGCCTCGCATTAACCGCGTCTATGGTGGCGATTTGGTTAAGTAAATTTCCGCAAAAATGGGTAACTATTTCGACGTCCTTCGTGGAGGTCTTTTCGTTAAATGGGTCCTTTCCCATCAATTTCTCTTTAATAAATTCGTATATACGTTCCACCTTGGAGCTAGCCAAGACGACATAGCAATAACTGTTCGCAAGAAACACATTGGGGTTTTTAACCGTGTTGTTCGCATGGCAGGAGTAGgataaattattaaaattgtaGCATTTACTTTTGCTTAACTGTACGAATACGAAAAAGCACATAGAGGTGTCCTTTTCTTGGCAGCTCCCGATCTGCATATTCCGAAACAGAGTCGTGTCAACTAGTACAGTGTTGATAATTCCAGAGTCAGCATCCCCACACGCATTATCTGCACAGGTTCCATTTTCCTGTCTATTATTTGCTTCCGCGTAAATGTAGaagttatttttctcttcattgaTTCCCACTGAGACGTTTTCAAAGTTGTGTAAAATGTTGTCGTACCCCTGGACATACACTGTAGAGCTATTAATGTACCTTATGCTGGggataatttttctgtttggcGATATGTACACAGCGGAGTCGTACTTCAAGAAGCTAATTTCTCTTAAGTAGCTAAATGCAAAGTTTCGGTAGTTTTCACTTTGCCTTAGGTTCATTTTAGCTCTGTTGCTcatctcctcttcctcttccttttgcttCCTCAGAATTAGCATGAGCATAAGTAAGAACATGAGCGTTACGAAATACTTGAAGCAGGACCTTCTCTCATCGTCGAATCGCTCTCCGCTCGGATTTATCATAATAGAGATCTCCTCAGGTGTGCAAATAGGGGTTTCCTTTTATCCCCGAAACAGGGTAACGCGAAATGTGCCTAAATGTGACACCTGCACAGTGTGCTAAAGTCACGCAGAAACCAGGTTAAACGGGATGCACCGCACAGGGATCAACAGAAATGACGCAGGGAAATGCACATGCTTCCGGTAAATGTCGACTGATGTGCGTAGACTACCACACTGATCGTAGTACGAGACATGGATACCTCGCACAGATGAGCGTTCGTATAACGGGTGTATACGACACATAGGcagttacattttttgttctcttaTCATAAGGCAATTCTATTCAAATGGGGATGGTGGGCGTAATTCCATAAGTTGGGGTTTCCTTGTGTTGCTTAACCGGGGAAGCCCTTTTGCCTAGCACTGCAACGAAATATTCAGCGAAACGGCTTCCTATTTCTACTGCCAACATTGCGGCTGAGTgaccttttctcttttccacttgaaaaaaaagaggcccTTAAAATGTGCTCCATTGAGGGGATAACACTCGATTGCAAATTTGCCCAACTCGACAAACGAAGGATAggtttatgaaaaaaaaaaaaaaaaaaaaaaaaacagggggGACAATTTTACCTTACATTTAGAGCACTTGCGAGGGGCCCTTTTGCCAAGTGTTCCAGTGACTACGTTTCGAAAGCACAGAGCGTGGTATGCTGCTTATCCAGGGGAGTTGTTTATATACACCACGccttttacgttttttttttttttttatatttcactAATGTTGGAACAACGCCGAAATTGTCTTTACTCCTGTTCCGTTTTTCGCTAGGTCGATTTTGGAAAGAGCAAACGCATCCATGCAGGTATGCTTACATGCATGTGCCTATTATGCGACCCCAACATGTACATTACGCAGTGTCACTGAacagtgtatatttttatgcgcATGTTCGTTTaagtttttacaaaatgtaaTGGGTAAAATATTCAGGCGCAGAGAACATCAATCGAATTCGTGCAAATGAAGTTTGGACGCCTTCCATGAAGGAACATTCATTCATGGCAGTACCGTCGAACGGTGATTGTACCTTTTTCACGTGACCCCATTTTGACCTTACCCCCGCTGCACAGGCAGCACCTCCAACGGGGAAGACTTCAgcgcaaaatgaacaaaaaaacacaccctaaaaaaTGGTACCTATTCAGATATGCATGAGCAATTTTGAGATAACTCCAGAAAAAGTGTACCCATTGGGAATACTACTGATGTGTCCCAAATGTTTCCCAAcaggagtaaaaaaattcgagAAAATAAATGCTCACATGTTGTGTGTGTAGACCAACTTTGGACATGCGCAGAATGCTGTGAAATACGCAactgttctttctttccccccgagcaaaaaatgcatacatattttttaaactttgtCAGTGAGAAGATTAAGCCATCATCTTGCGCTTTCTTACATCAGCACGTGCGCATATACATGCACACGTAACTGTGTAGAAAGGCATTACACGTGtgtgatgtttttttttcttttttccaggaaggaaaaaaaataaaacaaaacaaaacacgTGGCCCAAATTATCAGTAACAAGTTGTCATcattcaaaatttaaaaaatatttaaacgGGGAAAATTTCCCAAGGGGTGTTCGTTTTGCTAAAGTTGTATGTGGGTTATTTCCCTTTCGTGGGGGGGTAGTAAGGTAACCAGTAATGGTAACCCTTCCGTTtggttgttcttccccctcctggACGTGGcaccttccacttttttcactttagtGTAGCCATCTTTGTCACTGCGGGTTAGGTCCTCGTGTCAAGAAAGGACCATAGTGATAACCCCGCTTTATATGCCAGCGCGAGGGGGAAACATACAAAGGTAGGAAATTTCCAAGGGGAATGCAGGATAGGCTGCTTGCCCTACTGTAAACGCTCATCTCGCTGAGCTGCaaataaatggggaaaacaaaatcgTACGTCGCTCGTTCGAAAtaggtaaggaaaaaaatatatatatttaactATATTGACATGCGCGAAAACGGAAAGAATGCTTTCTTTGAATCAGCAAATgctctttaaaaaaagcaacacgGATATGAATGagtaaagggaaggaaattaaCCCTAATAGGATGAAGCCCCATCCGTACCGTTGCCTCTTTTAAAGCAAAAATACTCGCCACAATCATTACTGGGCAGTCAGCAAaaggaggcaaaaaaaaaaaataaaattttccaaccATGGTAGAAGGAAATTCCTCCGCGTAATTTTAttagctatttttattttatgggAGGGAAAAACGATACGggtattttttccacccccaaTCCTCGTAATCCTGTGCATGCATTCCTCACGTCACTTCTTGCGAAAATGTAACCATGTGCCGATAACACAATCGTGACCATCGAAAATGTGCCCGTTAAAATCGACTCCCAAAAGGGCATACACAGAATCCTAACGGGAAAATACGAACAAAGCGAAAAAAGTCGCGAgggtgcagaaaaaaaaaaaaaattccactaCATGTCAATGCGcaaaatttttgtgaatCGAGGGAAAAGTCGCACAACggagttttctttttcacgcACAATAGTTAATCCTCCACACTTGGTGGACGTTTCCCATTCGACTGAACAACCGCAATGGTTGTGCTCTTTCTGACAAATTCACTCCCGCTTCTTAACCCCGCGTAGGAGTCCATCTTCCATGCACGAATCGGGGAAGTGCGCCAATGAGAAGAAATGGGAAAGTTGCCCCGGAAATTATTTACAATTAATTATTCCCCCCCACTAGGAAGCACCCATGAGGGTGTATGCGCCCTCAGTGTAGCGGTGGTGCCACAATCAATATCACCTATGTCCCGTCGGTGACCCCCCAAACGGCATGGACCGCGGGGTAGACACAACGTGGCCCCCAAAATGGCAGCCACTATAATATCAGGAAAAGAGTCTCAAACGGAACATAGGAACAGAAGTGCCAACATGGATCCTACCCATGTCAAAAGTTTGACAAAATTACTTCTCCTCCTAGGGATCATAGTTCGTGTAATTATTTACTACTACAGCCTGTGGCATGACAACCATTTCGATGTAAAGTTTACAGACGTCGATTACTATGTCTACTCAGATGCTGCCAAATATGTCCTCCGGAATGAATCTCCTTATAAACGATACACCTATAGATATACACCCCTTTTGGCTTACTTGATGGTGcccaattttctttttcatttttccttcggcAAAATCCTATTCTCATCATTCGATTTTCTCATCGCCATTGTCTTGATTAGAATTTTAAGAATTAAATACCCCGCATGCaagaattacattttttatgtttcctTGTGGATCCTAAATCCCATGGTGATCATCATATCCATTAGGGGCAATGCCGACTGCATCCCCTGCTTGTTCGTTTTGTTAACTCTCCTTTGCATTTatcaaaagaaaatttacctCGCTGCTATTTTTTATGGGCTAGctgttaattttaaaatataccCAATTATCTATGCCCTCCCTCTGATGCTTTATCTGAACAAAAACTATTTGGCCaaggagaattttttccaaggggataaaaaacaGAACCTTTCTGTGAATCCGATTAGCCGCACTTTACGCTCAATCGGCCGACTTTTTTCTGGACTGCTTAAGCTAAATCGGGACCAGCTCGTGTTTTCCCTGTGCAGTTTTGGCACCTTTATGCTGCTAAATGGGGTCTTCTATCGAATGTGAGAAATTACCCCCCGTGAAGATTAATGCACGAATGTTCGCACGGGTAGACCCACTTACAGATAACCTGCTCGCATATGggtatattctttttttcccccatggCAGGTACGGATACGCGTTTCTGCACGAGTCCTTCATATACCACCTCGTGCGTCGGGACCACAGACACaacttttccctcttcttttatcTTATGTACCTGAGCATTGAGGGGAACTCCAAGGTAACGCAGTGTCAAGGGGCTCTCCCGCTTTTGCCTTGCCCTGCCAGCCTTAACAAATGGAGGGTGGCAACCAGACAGCACAGCTACAGTTACGATGAGA contains:
- a CDS encoding Mannosyltransferase, whose product is MAATIISGKESQTEHRNRSANMDPTHVKSLTKLLLLLGIIVRVIIYYYSLWHDNHFDVKFTDVDYYVYSDAAKYVLRNESPYKRYTYRYTPLLAYLMVPNFLFHFSFGKILFSSFDFLIAIVLIRILRIKYPACKNYIFYVSLWILNPMVIIISIRGNADCIPCLFVLLTLLCIYQKKIYLAAIFYGLAVNFKIYPIIYALPLMLYLNKNYLAKENFFQGDKKQNLSVNPISRTLRSIGRLFSGLLKLNRDQLVFSLCSFGTFMLLNGVFYRMYGYAFLHESFIYHLVRRDHRHNFSLFFYLMYLSIEGNSKIIPLITFVPQAVLVALFGFKYARANLELSMFLQTLAFIAMNKVCTSQYFIWCLPFIPVVLHSITLNRANWLLWAYYLEFKGYNTFLQLFYSSILFLISEMIICWVFMYLHFTEQKKDV